One stretch of Scyliorhinus canicula chromosome 7, sScyCan1.1, whole genome shotgun sequence DNA includes these proteins:
- the LOC119969732 gene encoding syntaphilin-like, which translates to MSGSGSRRSPGSRSRSLHGRSGFSSLFKSALTPTSAQQETQPLLQPSRRTSPPVGLRDSYATSSLSSSSNSGSYKGSDSSPTPRRSSKYSSCSENHGIKPPTPEQYLTPLQQKEVSIRHLRARLKETEEKLDERGGEVEDLKLQLSRMQEDWIEEECHRVEAQLSLKEARKEIKQLKQVIDTVKNNLVEKDKGIQKYFIDINIQNKKLETLLHSMELAQDGASQSAAGSPARSLTRSSTYTKLSEHGGDVQAIDVTDLPHRGSLASGIDRAAEAAAITARSLLRAGGMHEGCGPLAGIQLGTLREQGIQTDFSPHDPDLEAIAEKVLKSSTFDPDGLAMGAKTLKPPADCQPPPSLGEAPSLQPVDSRSAPAEAVAEAPGDGVPQAPGHPEPNEEPTQVAYWSRYYIVDLLAVTAPAVPTVAWIVSTQRGSSQPLYNIGVLLRSCCVIALQSLRRISTNASSRNHPPS; encoded by the exons ATGTCAGGATCAGGAAGCAGAAGATCTCCAGGATCACGGAG CCGGAGTCTCCACGGAAGAAGTGGTTTCTCCTCCCTGTTCAAATCGGCGCTGACCCCGACCTCGGCACAGCAGGagacccagcccctcctccagccgtCCAGACGCACCTCGCCCCCGGTTGGGCTACGGGACAGCTATGCCACATCTtccctcagcagcagcagcaactcgggtTCCTACAAGGGGAGCGACAGCAGCCCCACTCCCAG ACGTTCCAGTAAATATTCATCCTGCAGCGAAAACCATGGGATCAAACCGCCAACACCAGAGCAGTATTTGACACCCCTGCAACAGAAAGAAGTCAGCATCAGACATCTGAGGGCAAGGCTAAAGGAAACAGAGGAAAAACTGGATGAGAG aggtggggaggtggaggaccTGAAGTTACAACTATCCAGGATGCAGGAAGACTGGATTGAGGAGGAATGTCACCGTGTGGAGGCTCAGCTCTCACTGAAGGAGGCCAGGAAAGAGATCAAGCAGCTGAAGCAGGTGATCGACACAGTGAAGAATAACCTGGTGGAGAAGGATAAAGGCATCCAGAAGTATTTCATTGACATCAACATTCAGAACAAGAAGCTGGAGACCCTGTTGCACAGTATGGAGTTGGCTCAGGATGGTGCGTCCCAGTCGGCTGCTGGTTCCCCTGCCAGGTCTCTGACCCGCAGCTCCACCTACACCAAGCTGAGTGAGCATGGGGGTGATGTCCAGGCCATTGATGTCACTGACCTGCCGCATCGTGGCTCCCTTGCCTCGGGCATTGATCGTGCAGCTGAGGCAGCTGCCATCACCGCGAGGTCCTTACTGCGTGCGGGCGGTATGCACGAGGGATGTGGCCCCTTGGCTGGGATCCAACTTGGTACTCTGCGGGAGCAGGGCATTCAAACTGACTTCTCCCCCcatgatcctgacttggaagcGATAGCAGAGAAGGTCCTGAAGTCCAGCACCTTCGACCCTGACGGCCTCGCTATGGGGGCAAAAACCCTGAAACCACCCGCTGACTGCCAGCCACCTCCCAGCCTCGGTGAAGCTCCCAGTCTGCAGCCAGTTGACTCCCGTTCAGCTCCTGCAGAAGCCGTAGCCGAGGCCCCTGGAGACGGAGTGCCACAGGCACCCGGGCACCCAGAGCCAAATGAGGAGCCCACCCAGGTGGCTTACTGGAGCCGCTATTACATTGTAGACCTGTTAGCAGTGACAGCGCCAGCAGTTCCCACTGTAGCCTGGATTGTCAGTACTCAGCGAGGCAGCTCGCAGCCTCTCTATAACATTGGCGTGTTGCTGCGTAGCTGCTGCGTTATTGCTCTGCAGTCCCTGCGACGGATCAGCACCAATGCATCTTCCCGGAATCATCCACCGTCCTAG